In Bos taurus isolate L1 Dominette 01449 registration number 42190680 breed Hereford chromosome 11, ARS-UCD2.0, whole genome shotgun sequence, one DNA window encodes the following:
- the PRORSD1 gene encoding prolyl-tRNA synthetase associated domain-containing protein 1: MAGAELRAALEQRLAALAIRTEVVEHPEVFTVEEMMPHIQHLKGAHSKNLFLKDKKKKGYWLVTVLHDRQINLNDLAKQLGVGSGNLRFADEAAMLEKLKVGQGCATPLALFCDDGDVKFVLDSAFLEGGHEKVYFHPMTNAATMGLSPEDFLTFVKNTGHDPIILNFDKN, from the exons ATGGCAGGGGCTGAGTTGCGGGCGGCGCTGGAGCAGCGGCTCGCCGCCCTGGCCATCCGCACAGAGGTCGTGGAGCACCCGGAG GTGTTTACAGTTGAAGAAATGATGCCTCATATCCAGCATTTGAAAGGAGCACACAGTAAGAACTTATTTCttaaggacaaaaagaaaaaaggctatTGGCTGGTGACAGTTCTTCATGATAgacaaattaatttaaatgatCTCGCCAAGCAGTTAGGTGTTGGGAGTGGAAACCTGCGGTTTGCTGATGAAGCAGCCATGCTAGAAAAACTGAAAGTTGGCCAAGGTTGTGCCACCCCATTGGCACTCTTCTGTGATGATGGAGATGTGAAGTTTGTTCTGGATTCTGCCTTTTTGGAAGGTGGACATGAAAAGGTGTACTTTCATCCAATGACCAATGCTGCAACCATGGGATTGAGCCCTGAAGACTTTCTCACATTTGTGAAGAACACAGGACATGATCCCATAATATTAAACTTTGATAAAAACTAA